In the genome of Acidobacteriota bacterium, one region contains:
- a CDS encoding ribosomal protein L7/L12, translating to EVTSLGLKEAKDLVEGAPKAIKEGASKDEAAAIKKKFEEAGAKVEIK from the coding sequence GAGGTCACCTCGCTCGGCCTGAAGGAAGCCAAGGATCTCGTCGAGGGCGCGCCCAAGGCCATCAAGGAAGGCGCGAGCAAGGACGAGGCCGCGGCCATCAAGAAGAAGTTCGAAGAGGCAGGCGCGAAGGTCGAGATCAAGTAG